The genomic interval CTGGAGAGCGATTTCGTCAACTGCTCGCCCAAGTCTTCCAGCTCGCGGACGCCCTCGGCCAGGTCGTCATACTTCAACAGGACCGACAGATAAAACACGTTCTCGAAGTAGTCCCCCGTCGTGAAGCGCTTGAGGTACGCCGACGCGAACTGCTGCATGAACGCGGATTTGAAGGTAAAGCGGCTGGTGAACTCGATGCGGCGGCGCTGCAGCGTGCTCCAGAAGGCGAGCCGGTTGCCCTTTGACTTCGCGGCGGCCGCGATGATGCGGTTGCGCTGGTTGAAGCGTGTCTCGATTTCGTCCTCTGACAGGGACTCGAAGGCCATGCCGGACAGACGGATGACCAGCAGCGCGCGGCCGTCTTCGTAGTTCACGACATGCGGTGAGACATGCCGGCCGATCTTCGGCAGCTTGTCTTCGATCGCGGGTTGATTGTCGAGCACCTGATTACTGATGGTCGGACGCATTGTGTTTGAAGTAGCGCTTGTAAACATGTTCCCTCCGTCCGTACTTCGCTGGTGCCATGGTGTAGGTCCCGCCGAAGTACTTAGCATTTCGTTTTCCCAACCAGCACTTGATCTCTAGTAGGGCTATGCGCAGCGCCTGATCGTCGTCTTTGCAGGTGTCCCGGCAGTAGAAGAAGATCGGCACGCCAATCGCGGCCATCAGCAGTCCGCCGGGACCCAGGAAAAGCGCTCCGAGTGTTCCGGCAGCCAGGCTGAAAAGCGCGAGCAGGATGGCTACTACGAGCGGGACGCCCTTGAGCATGGCGACCCGCGCGAGAGCGTTGTACGAGGGGTACTTAGCTCTGTCGTTCATGGTCATGCGTAGACCGCGTACGCCCAGGCTCCGAGGACCGGCACGCCGCCGATAACGGCGACCTTGGCGATGGCATAGCCCAGGTCGATCCATTGGATTTTTTCTCCGGCCAGCTGTACGCACTTGAAGGTCAAGTACGAGATCGAGACGATGCCGATGAATGCGAACAGCCAGGTGTTGAAAGTCGTCACGGCGGTAGTGCCGGACGAGAGGCCACCAGCAGCATGCGCGTGGGCTGCGAAGACGGCCGAGATAGCGATTACGGAAGACAGTTTGTTGAAGAAGCGTTTCATGGTAAGTCCTTCGGATAAGTTCACAGTTCGTTAAAAACGTCCCAATCGGCCAGCTTCGTGTTGCTGGCGTCCTGGACATGCTCAGGTGTCGGACTGGACGGCGGTACTGCCTTCCGGTTGTCCGCTTTCGCGCTCTTGGGTTTGGTTGAGACAACCGGGATAGGCTGCGCATCGCCGCGTGTTTCCCCCGGTGTGGTTTTGGCTAAAACCTTGTCGACATAGCTGGGTTGGTTTCCCTCCTTTCGTTGTCCAGTTGTGAAGTTGCCGCTGTAGTAGCAAGACAAAGCGGCGCGTGTGGCCGCTTCGCCGTTCCCGAATTGCTTGGTTGCGCGGGCCAGGCATTCCCCATAAATCGAAGACCCGGCCATCGAGTTCTTGGCGGCGTCGAACGCCGTGTCCAGCGTCAAGCCGTACTTGTCGAGGTTGCCGACGTTGACCTGCCGGCAGCCCATGCTGAAGTTGTAGCCCTGCGCCTTGAGCGCCTGCGCGGTAGCGACCGCCTCGGCCTTGTTGCGCGGCTGACGAACCAGGTAGCCGTTCACAACGCCGATGGCGTAAGGGTTGAAGGACGATTCGACCGTCACGATCGCTTGTTCGATGGGCGCCTGTACGTGTTGGGCACAGTCGTTGCTCATCAAAATTCCTGCCATTTCTTCCTCACTCAGCAAGGTTTTTTCCAGCACAGCTGCCAGTCGCCTACGTGGACCGTCACGGAGGCGGCCGACGCGCAATTCGCACGCACAAAAGTGAGAGCACCGATCACGTCGCGCCAAATCTTGGTGTCGCCACGCGCCGTCATGACCGGGTGCGCGTCGACCGTCTCGGGCAGCTTTACGGACACCGTCCACAGGCCGTTTCCAGCCGTCTCGCTCACCGCCACGTCGTATCGACCGGCAAACGTCGCCGTCAGGATCTGCAAGTACCGCTTCGTCAGTTGAATCTCTTGGGACGCCTTGGGGGCAAGCATGGCGGTTCTCACTTTCGCGTTTTGATTACGTTTTCAGGATTTTGAAATCAAAATCGGATTTCGTCAATCGAATTTCGGGAGTGGTTTTTTTACAGCGGTTTTGCATTGGTGTAGCATTCTGGCTTTGGCCGAGCCGGAACTACAGGTGGTCAACTTCTTTGGTGAACTGCGAAGGTAGGTGGTACGATGGAAGGTTTTGTTAAATTCAATGATGTGCGGGATGTCACAATGCAAGAGTTGCGTGACCTCAATATCTATGACCTCATCATTGATGCGCGGTCGCCGCGCGAGTACGAGGAAGATCACATTCCGGGCGCTGTAAACATGCCCGTGGTGAACAATGAGGAATACGCGGAAGTGGGTACGCTGCACCGGACGAACACGACGGCGGCGTACCAAATCGGCGTGCAGTACTCGCTGGTGAACATGGCGCGGCACCTGCGCGAAGACATCGTGCCCAAGTTCCCTGACAAGGCCAGGATCTTGGTTTACTGCTTCCGGGGCGGTAAGCGAAGCAAGCTCTGGACGGACAACCTCGAAACGATCGGGTATCGAGTCCACAAGCTCAAAGGCGGTTGGAAGGGTTACAGGCGCTTCGTGAACGAGCAGCTGGCCACTCTGCCGACGAAGTACCGGTACAACGTGCTTACCGGGCCTACAGGCTGCGGAAAGACACGTTTGCTGTACGCGCTACGCGAGGCCGGCGAACAGGTCCTGGATCTCGAAGAGATCGCCGCGCATCGGGGATCGGTTCTTGGCGCCCTGCCCGATGGCACGCCGCAGCCGTCGCAAAAATACTTCGATTCTTTGCTGCTAAAGGAAATGGATGCGCTCGATCCGGCGCGGCCAGTCTGGGTCGAAGCGGAGAGCAAAAAGATTGGCAACGTCCAAGTGCCGGACGCTTTGCTTGAGACGATGCGCAAGGGAACCACGTACCAGGTCGACGCTGAAATGGCGCAGCGCGTGCTGCTTTGGCGTGAAGACTACCGACACTTCGAGGAAGACCCACCGGGCATGATCGAGCGTCTGGTCTTCCTGCGGCCGCTCGTCGGTGGCGAGGAATTCAAGGCGTGGGAGGATCTGGCTGCAGAGAAGCGCATGCCCGAATTGTTCGAGCGACTTATGCGCAAACACTACGACCCGGCCTACCGTCGTTCTGTGCTGCGCAACTATCCTGAGATCGACAAGTCGCCGGTCATCTACCTGGACGACCTGTCGCCGGCAGGTTTGCTTAAGGTCGCAAAGTCGTTGAAAACGGGAGAGTGACGCCAGGGGCAGGATTTTCGCGTCCGCGAAAATCCTGTGGAAGGGCAAACTTTTTCGCGGACGCGAAAATGTGCTGAGGTGCTACTAATGTCTTTGGGAAACGCCGCGGCCGAGCATTCCGATGCCGAAGCAATCGGTACGGTGCATCATGTTCTTCCGGGCCATCTCGTCGTTCATCCACAATGCCAAGTGAGCCTTCATGACGCGGGTAAGCACTGGCGGGAACAGGGCCATCAAGAACATGACCGGATAGGACGCAGGCAAGGCCAATGCCTCCTTCGACATCGTAAGTTGATAGTAGGGTTTGCGGACGTACAAGTGATGCTGGCCGTGGAATGAATTGTTGAGAGTAATGCACGCCTGAATCCAGCAGCCCTCTTCCCATGAAAAGCCATGATCGCCTAGCTCTGGCGTCATCTTTTCGGACAGTCCCCAATGCTGGAGGTAAGTGATCGCCTGTACGGCGAACGCTGTTGCGACCACCTCAAACACATACACCCCCAGGGCTACAGGGCCGCCGATCGCATAGAAAAGGCACGCGACCAGGACAGGGATTAGGGCAGTCCAGTACACACGGTTATGGGCTTTGCTCAAGCCGTTCCGGCGCAGGCGCGCGCACTCGAAGTCCAGCGCCGATCGAATCGTCTCCAAGTAACGATTCCAGCTGTACCCGTAGATCGACTGGCCAGGTCGGGCCACGTCCGCGCTGTGATAGTGGCCCGTACGCTCATGGTGGCTAAAGTGTTCTTCATACAGCTGAAAATAGCCGACCGAAGCCGCCAGGACGCGCCCTAGCCGGCGATCAAGCGGGCTATCGACAGTGTGTATCAACTCATGCGCAACGCAGGTGGCCAGGGCGAAAACGGTCCAGAGGGACAACGCAAAGCCGGCGATCGAGCCGTGTATTCTCGGAACCGCCACGAAAGTCCAAGCAGTCCAAGGCAAGAGGATCGCAAACGTCAGGCAGTAGAGTCTTGGCAGGCTACGGAGATAGCCGCGCACCAGGGGGCTAATCTGCTTCGGATTCGGTGGCGACAGATCATTGCCGATCAGGTAGCGGAGCAGCGGCAGGCCGGCGAAGAAGAACAGCAGGACAAGCCAAGGTAGGCCGATATGGACGCTCACTACCAAGAGAATTTGCGGTAGCAAGACGAGCGAATAGCCCGCATTCTTTATGGACGTGCTACGGACCCCCACGACGTATCCTTTCGTATGACTTGCCGGCCTCCAGATCGGCAACGTCCGGGGCGGCACTATTCCAGTAAGCCGATCGACTCAGCCACAACGACGGCGTGTTCGATCTTCTCGACGTCTAGTTTCTCCTTGAGCGCTTCCCACTTCCGGTAGATCACAGACACTTTCACATCGTAGAATGCCGCTATCTCCGAGGCAACCTTTCCTTTGCGGACAAGCTGCAATATCTCGATTTCCTCATCAATCAGGCTGTACTTGCGCATTGCCTGTTGCTTCAACCGCGCATTCCACCACTGGAGCAGTTCGTGACCCAAGGCCACGAACTGGCCGCGCTTCCGCCATAGCATCGGTTCCCCTTCTTCCGGCGGCAGCTCCGAACCAATGTAGAACAGGCCAAGGCGCTTGTTGCCCATGCTTGTGTGCGTGGGGACCACTAGCCCGCTGCGAAAGCCCAGCTCCGCGCCAGTGCGCAAGATCTCGACTTGGCCAGGTGTCGCCAGTTTGACCTTGGAACCCAAAATTGGTGCGCTGTTGGAGAGAGCGTATTCCAGGAAGGGATCGTTCATCTTCCACATACGCTGATTGTAAATATTACACAACTCTTCCCGGCATCCGATGAAGTAGTGAAAGCTCTCATCGGCCTTGTTCAGTTCAGGTGGCAGTAGTGTCGCGTACACGAACCAGTCGGCGCCCAGGTGGCGAACGACTTCCATAGTCAGGCTGTTCGCATCGTCTTCCGTAACACACTGTTCAAGTTCGCAGATGACATCAACCACATCCGCAACTTCGTACCCGCTTCTGTTGTTCATAGCTTTGCCGTTCGCCTGCTAGCCGAACACTAGAGTTGTTAGAGGTCGTCGTCGTCGTCCTCCTGCTGTCGGAATGGTTTGCCACATACCTTACAACACAGGTTTTCGACAACTTCCGCAGGAGGCTTGGCGTTCCAAGTAAAGACGCTTTCGCCATTACACATTTGACACTCCTTTAGCAAGGCGACAAATGTGTTAGCACAATGTTCACAACGAAAATCATGCAGAACGTCGTAGTCGAGCAGTTCTAGGATCTCGTCGTCGTACCGATGGCTGCACACAGGGCAGCAGATTGAAATATTGCTCATGCTATTCAGTCCGGGTGAATGTCCACGTACCCACTACGATCGTCACTTTTTCGCAGTCGGGGCAAGTTTCTTGAATGAACCCAACGGCGCCCGCCAGTTCGCGCCAGGTCTTGAGTTCGCCACGCTGCGTAAAGGCTTGAAACCGCCGAGCTGGATTCGCTAGCTCGATGTCGACTTGCCAAAGTCCGGCTTCTTCCGAGTAGATCTTGACCGAGTAGTTGTCGTGGTTCGCTTGCGCGATCACCTGGATTTCTTTCTTGTTAAGTCCCTGGAGTCCCATAGTCGGTCGATGTGATTTTGATAGTAGCCATCGCTTTGGCGGCAACTCATTTTACCGGAGCGATACTAAATCTGGCTTTTTCGCATCAATCGCCGCAAATGCGGACCTTACGGCAAGAACGTAACTTCGGGCGCGCGCCTCGACTTCCGGCGGAAGTCCTGTACTCCTAGTCCCTATGTCAAATACTGCCAGCCTCGACAGGGCCACACTCTATCCAAATGTCACATCGTCGGTGGCCTGCAGGTGGCCAGGTGCGCCGGCATCGAGCGGCGGCCGGCGCTGGCCACGACCAGGTTGCCGGCGATCGCGCGCAGCTGGTGGACGTCGACGCGATCGAGCAGGGCCGGCCGGCGCTGGCACCAGGCGGCCGCGATCGGCCTGCAGCTGGCCAGGTGCGCCGGCATCGAGCGGCGGCCGCAGCTGGCCACGACCAGGTTGCCGGCGATCGCGCCCGCTGCTGGTGGACGTCGACGTGATCGAGCGGCGCAGGCCGGCGCCGGCGCCAAGCGGCCGCGATCGGCCTGCAGCTGGCCAGCTGCGCCGGCAGGCAAAATCGATGGCGGCGCTGCTTTTCATTCGGTTTTTATATGATTGTAACTAGAGCGTACCAATTGTTGGTCGCAGCTTGATATGGAGTGACAATGAGAGTAATCCCACTAGCGTGTGTCGCCGGCATTCTGTTCGCAAATGGCAACGCCCTTGCTCAATCGGCCGGAACCTGGAGCGGTAAGGTTGGTTACAACGAATTCATGCCCAAGGTTAGCAGCGGTGACATCACTGGTGTTCCGAATGGAAAGGTCGACGTCGGCAACGGTGGCGGGATCTTCGGCAGTGCGATGTACATGCTGACCGACCAAGCATCCGTAGAACTTGCTTTCGGCGTTCCGCCGAAGCTCGACATCGAGGGGCGCGGAACTATCGAGAAGGCGGGCAAGATCGCTGACACGAAAGTTTGGTCCCCTATCCTCATGTTTCAGTACCGTTTCGGCGGTACCGATAGCCTGTTCCGTCCGTATGTCGGCCTCGGCGGTACGTACACCAAGTACACCAGCGTGACCACCACGCCGATGTTGAGCATGTTGACCAATCCAGGCGGCACTACCACCGCGAGCATCGATAGCGCCTGGGGCTTCGTTGGCCAAGTCGGGGCGACGTACAAGCTCAGCGATCATTGGTTCCTGGACGGTTCGATCGTTCCGATGCGTCTCAAGACGACCGCCCACCTTTCGACTGGTCAAAGTGTCGATGTGTCGGTCAATCCGTTGCTGGTCAATCTGGCCGTCGGGTATCGCTTCTGACTTCGACAGTAAGGCATCGTGGCTGCGGCCACGATGACCACACCGTTGAAAAATTGTCCAGTTGTGCAGGACTAGCACGCAAAAAAACAACAACTTGCTACCTGAAATGCTTTCCGGCTATTATCGTACTACTTGTAATACACGTATTACACCGAAACGTTGGACGGACGATATGGCTTTTTCGATCAGACTGCAGAAAAACATAGAGGAACGCTTGGAGCGCTTGTCAGCATTGACGAACCGCCCTAAGAGCTTTTATGTCAACGAAGCCCTGATGCACGGCCGGTCGGTGGCGTTGCTGGAAACGATTTATTTGAGCGAGAAGGACCGCGAGAGCGCGGCCGCTGAAAGCCTCGGACACGATCTAGGAAGGGAAGACCCAGTACAACAACTGAGCCTTGTATAAAGA from Massilia putida carries:
- a CDS encoding OmpW/AlkL family protein; the protein is MRVIPLACVAGILFANGNALAQSAGTWSGKVGYNEFMPKVSSGDITGVPNGKVDVGNGGGIFGSAMYMLTDQASVELAFGVPPKLDIEGRGTIEKAGKIADTKVWSPILMFQYRFGGTDSLFRPYVGLGGTYTKYTSVTTTPMLSMLTNPGGTTTASIDSAWGFVGQVGATYKLSDHWFLDGSIVPMRLKTTAHLSTGQSVDVSVNPLLVNLAVGYRF
- a CDS encoding fatty acid desaturase; the protein is MGVRSTSIKNAGYSLVLLPQILLVVSVHIGLPWLVLLFFFAGLPLLRYLIGNDLSPPNPKQISPLVRGYLRSLPRLYCLTFAILLPWTAWTFVAVPRIHGSIAGFALSLWTVFALATCVAHELIHTVDSPLDRRLGRVLAASVGYFQLYEEHFSHHERTGHYHSADVARPGQSIYGYSWNRYLETIRSALDFECARLRRNGLSKAHNRVYWTALIPVLVACLFYAIGGPVALGVYVFEVVATAFAVQAITYLQHWGLSEKMTPELGDHGFSWEEGCWIQACITLNNSFHGQHHLYVRKPYYQLTMSKEALALPASYPVMFLMALFPPVLTRVMKAHLALWMNDEMARKNMMHRTDCFGIGMLGRGVSQRH
- a CDS encoding lytic transglycosylase domain-containing protein, with protein sequence MLEKTLLSEEEMAGILMSNDCAQHVQAPIEQAIVTVESSFNPYAIGVVNGYLVRQPRNKAEAVATAQALKAQGYNFSMGCRQVNVGNLDKYGLTLDTAFDAAKNSMAGSSIYGECLARATKQFGNGEAATRAALSCYYSGNFTTGQRKEGNQPSYVDKVLAKTTPGETRGDAQPIPVVSTKPKSAKADNRKAVPPSSPTPEHVQDASNTKLADWDVFNEL
- a CDS encoding autoinducer binding domain-containing protein encodes the protein MNNRSGYEVADVVDVICELEQCVTEDDANSLTMEVVRHLGADWFVYATLLPPELNKADESFHYFIGCREELCNIYNQRMWKMNDPFLEYALSNSAPILGSKVKLATPGQVEILRTGAELGFRSGLVVPTHTSMGNKRLGLFYIGSELPPEEGEPMLWRKRGQFVALGHELLQWWNARLKQQAMRKYSLIDEEIEILQLVRKGKVASEIAAFYDVKVSVIYRKWEALKEKLDVEKIEHAVVVAESIGLLE
- the mnmH gene encoding tRNA 2-selenouridine(34) synthase MnmH; this encodes MEGFVKFNDVRDVTMQELRDLNIYDLIIDARSPREYEEDHIPGAVNMPVVNNEEYAEVGTLHRTNTTAAYQIGVQYSLVNMARHLREDIVPKFPDKARILVYCFRGGKRSKLWTDNLETIGYRVHKLKGGWKGYRRFVNEQLATLPTKYRYNVLTGPTGCGKTRLLYALREAGEQVLDLEEIAAHRGSVLGALPDGTPQPSQKYFDSLLLKEMDALDPARPVWVEAESKKIGNVQVPDALLETMRKGTTYQVDAEMAQRVLLWREDYRHFEEDPPGMIERLVFLRPLVGGEEFKAWEDLAAEKRMPELFERLMRKHYDPAYRRSVLRNYPEIDKSPVIYLDDLSPAGLLKVAKSLKTGE
- a CDS encoding type IV secretion system protein VirB3: MTMNDRAKYPSYNALARVAMLKGVPLVVAILLALFSLAAGTLGALFLGPGGLLMAAIGVPIFFYCRDTCKDDDQALRIALLEIKCWLGKRNAKYFGGTYTMAPAKYGRREHVYKRYFKHNASDHQ